One Bactrocera tryoni isolate S06 unplaced genomic scaffold, CSIRO_BtryS06_freeze2 scaffold_949, whole genome shotgun sequence genomic window, accgaagctaatataccttcacaggtgcatttcttttagtaactacatatgtgttccgtttgtatggaaggtatatgctgtagtaatccgttctgaaattttttcggagattacattatttccttaagcagtaatccatgtcgaatttcgaacagcgcacaaccctgcggaggcgatgtttcgccttctcactttagctcgtcttcaaacggatgttcttaggctacccagaggatacgaggtctaaaaccggaagtcatgagctgcttgagtcatatgtaaaagaatcgtttctagccacttccaagtgaatggcgatcagaacactttcctcacttgcatgaacctttacacatgactccatccttcatcttcaacctgctgctggagaaaaaaattcgagcagcagaacttaatcgagtaggtacaatcttttataaaagtgtacagctgctggcggccttaacacccgcgccgttagttctgctatctccagactggacaaggaagcaatgcaaatgggtctggcagtgaacgagggcaggacgaaatatctcctgccatcaaacaaacagtcgtcgcactcgcgacttggctttcacgtcaatgttcacagtcataactttgaagtcgtagataattttgtctatcttggaaccagcgtaaacgccaccaacaatgtcagtctagaaatccaacacaggataactcttgccaacagatgctacttcggactgagtaggcaattgagaagcaatctcgatgaacaaaaaccaaactctataagtcgctcataattcccgttctgctatatggtgcagaggcctggacgatgacaacaactgatgagtcgacgttgcgagttttcgagagaaaagttctgcgaaagatttatggtcctttgcgcgttggtcacggcgaatatcgcattcgatggaacgatcagctgtatgagatatatgacgacagtGACATAGTTCcgggaattaaaagacagcgactacactggctaggtcatgttgtccggatagacgaaaacactccagctctgaaagtattcgacgcagtacccgccgggggaagcagaggaagaggaagacctccactccgttggaaggaccaaatggagaaggaccttgcttcgcttggaatgttcaattggcgccacgtagcgaaaagaaaaaacgactggcgcgctgttgttaactcggctataatcgcgtaagcggtgtctatgcctataaagaagaagaagaagggtctccgacgcttccttctgggtgttacaaacttcgtgaaaaacttaatataccctgttcagggtacaaaaacaagtaagggagGGTAAAACTCCggtgcaactgaacattttatactcttgcaggaCTTGCAGGAATGAAAGCCATGGAGATACCTTAAGGTGAAAACGTTAACCAGAGGATCAAAATCTAAGCAATATtatatacctatacatatgtcACCTGTATAACGGGGTTTTCCATAGAGGACGCTAGTAGACCGATAAGGacagtatatatatttttctgctATTTTTCTGCGGAAAGATATACGacccaacaacgagtcgaaattttttaaatttactaccaaaataCGAAGTCTACCTACCACGCCTTTGGAAGATATATGTATCAAACCTAATAGGGGCCACGCTcacttcttaaaattttttatatcgcTGGTGTTGTTTTGATACTCTTTATCTCATTTTAGTGCTAAACTAtaactttataagttttcgcttaatggcgttttgtgggcgtgacaatgATCCGATaacgcccatctacgaattcCTGCCTCATTTTTTGCCAAGAAAGACGTGTGccaagtttcattacgatatctcaatttttactcaagttatcacttgctcagacagacagacggacaaacagTTACtgggatttcaactcgtctaaTCGTTCTGATCCATGAACCCTAAATACAAGTCAATGATTTTTTAGGAGATAccaacaaccgttaggtgaacaaaactattgtactctgtaccaaaaatattgtaaaattataaaattggtaATCGTCAAGTCCCATATATCCACTCCTAAAGAGGTTTGTTATTGGCGTTGCAAAGTGGGTTTCTTATTACAATGTTCAGTTAAATAGCTGTGGTGGAAGCATTTGACCCAACGTAATTGAAAGCTTTGCTTTGTGTTTAGTGTGATTGGCAGTACATCATCTATTATGATCTTAATTCCCACCTGAACCGTCAACAATTTTAGACCGTTGGAAGGAAGCGAATTTGACCAACAAAAGAGAAATTGTGTTCCAGCAGAACAACGCCAAGCCATACACATTGAAATCGACTCACCAGAAGCTCCGTGAGCTTGGTTGGAAACATCTTATGCTCCAACCTTATAATCCAGACCTGACACTAACTGATTACTTTCGTTTTCTGCTAtggcgaatgattttggtggtgAAAAATACGCCATATTAGAAGCTGCCCGTCTCAGTTTTTTATGTCACTAAAATCGAGGGGAGTGGCATTATGAGATTACCCTCAAAAGCAAGTGTCATCCGTTCCATAGTAACATATGAAGCGATAGTGAGGTGAATAGTATTGTAGATAAAGAGCCTCATTAAACATCTGGAACAGCTACAACGGACCTACTTACTGTAGATTACGGTCGTAATAAAAAGTACATCAACAAAGAATCTGAATGTTATCCAATAAATATTCAAGTGAAGTAACTATGAAGCAATGCTTACCACCACGGCTCATGATTTTAAGCCATTGATTCCCGACCAAGCGTCAATACGTGCATGATTAAAGAACTCGGTCTAAATCAGCAATACAACAGAAAAAGGGAGATGCATGAGGAAATAAACATAACGTTTTCATTCCGCAACAGAAAATATTGGATCAAAGGTTCTGTGATCGCTAGTACCAACGTCAAAATCTACATATTTTCCGACGCATCAAAGGCTGATATACATAGGCACAGGAACGGTCTTCTTCTGTAGTAATCTAATTGCAGAAGCTAGCTTCGAACTAAATGACTATAATTCAGTCATTCAGGCCGAAATTGTTGACACAACAGTTGGTGCCAAGTCGGCTTCTGCTCTAACCAGCAAGTTTATACATATTCTAGTGTACTGCAAAGCGTCAAGTCCCACTGCATTAGGTTATGCCAGCAGGAAATAACTCTAATAGACTTTCAGTAGGTAATCTGGTAAATATCATATAGGTACCCAGTCATTTAGGAATAGTAggaagctaaaaaaaaaatgaattgtgcCGCTTGGAGGCAGCTTAGAGGAATGATATTCCCTGTTACTAAACTCCTGCAAATGTCGCTTCTACTTCTAGGCAAAAAGAAACCTGGTAGTATAGTAACCTTTGGAATAGCTTTAAGAAAGAAAGATAaaataagtaagaaaaaaaagtttaataacgaATAAAGAGAACTTGCACAACTTAcaattttttcgtttataatACCCATTTCAACTGCAATCTGCAATACAAAGAATATATTCAGAAcaatattcttttaaaattaaaaaaaatcttttcaataaaataaaacatctgGTTTACAGCGAAGCACCTGCTtcattaacatatgtatatacatacattgattcataaacaaatgtatgtatgtaaacatatgaCATATTAATGAACACCTGGAACTCTTACCATTCCCCCTTTTTTAATCGATTATTTCTCGCAGACATTTTGTGGCTATAAAAGCTGCTTGTGACCCTGCAAACATTATCAGTTACTGAAATCAGAATAGCTCAATAACAAGCTACCAATATGAAGTTCCTTGCTTGCTTCTTACTTTTGGCTGTCTTCCTTTTCCTAGGACAAACCCAAGCGCAATGCCCGAATGCGCCACGTAAGTGAAGAAAGAATATAATTGTACGAGTATTGCATccatatttttacttaaaaaaatatctgtttCATTTCTGCAGAATATTACAGCTGCTCGGGTGGCTATCACAGCGGTAGAAGGGGCAGCGGTTGTTACGGTGGCACCAGATGG contains:
- the LOC120782121 gene encoding PI-actitoxin-Axm2b-like, with the translated sequence MKFLACFLLLAVFLFLGQTQAQCPNAPQYYSCSGGYHSGRRGSGCYGGTRWYYNPNTRSCGSFYYNGCGGNSNRYCSYSACQQRCYSRG